Proteins encoded within one genomic window of Rhinoderma darwinii isolate aRhiDar2 chromosome 5, aRhiDar2.hap1, whole genome shotgun sequence:
- the CREM gene encoding cAMP-responsive element modulator isoform X3 has translation MAVTRDDYAASGEMPAHQIHTPGSGLPHGIVMAASSTSLHIPQQIAEEVTRKREMRLMKNREAARECRKKKKEYVKCLENRVAVLENQNKTLIEELKALKDLYCHKAE, from the exons ATGGCAGTCACCAGAGACGACTACG CTGCCTCGGGAGAGATGCCAGCGCACCAGATACATACACCGGGCTCTGGATTGCCTCATGGAATAGTTATGGCAGCTTCATCCACGAGTTTGCATATCCCTCAGCAGATTGCAGAAGAAGTAACGCGGAAGAGAGAGATGCGACTAATGAAAAACAG GGAAGCGGCTCGGGAGTGTCGTAAAAAGAAGAAAGAATATGTGAAATGTCTTGAAAATCGTGTGGCTGTACTTGAGAACCAAAACAAGACTCTGATTGAGGAACTCAAGGCCCTCAAAGATCTATATTGTCATAAAGCGGAATAA
- the CREM gene encoding cAMP-responsive element modulator isoform X4, giving the protein MWAASGEMPAHQIHTPGSGLPHGIVMAASSTSLHIPQQIAEEVTRKREMRLMKNREAARECRKKKKEYVKCLENRVAVLENQNKTLIEELKALKDLYCHKAE; this is encoded by the exons ATGTGGG CTGCCTCGGGAGAGATGCCAGCGCACCAGATACATACACCGGGCTCTGGATTGCCTCATGGAATAGTTATGGCAGCTTCATCCACGAGTTTGCATATCCCTCAGCAGATTGCAGAAGAAGTAACGCGGAAGAGAGAGATGCGACTAATGAAAAACAG GGAAGCGGCTCGGGAGTGTCGTAAAAAGAAGAAAGAATATGTGAAATGTCTTGAAAATCGTGTGGCTGTACTTGAGAACCAAAACAAGACTCTGATTGAGGAACTCAAGGCCCTCAAAGATCTATATTGTCATAAAGCGGAATAA